The Kocuria sp. TGY1127_2 genome includes a window with the following:
- the rpsR gene encoding 30S ribosomal protein S18: protein MAKAEIRKPKPKQNPLKAAEVTEIDYKDVALLRKFISDRGKIRARRVTGVTVQEQRKIAQAIKNAREVALLPYSGAGR, encoded by the coding sequence ATGGCTAAGGCTGAAATTCGCAAGCCCAAACCAAAGCAGAACCCGCTCAAGGCTGCTGAAGTCACCGAGATCGATTACAAAGACGTCGCTCTCCTGCGCAAGTTCATCTCCGACCGCGGCAAGATCCGTGCGCGTCGCGTCACCGGCGTGACCGTGCAGGAACAGCGCAAAATCGCACAGGCTATCAAGAACGCCCGCGAAGTTGCTCTGTTGCCCTACTCCGGCGCTGGCCGCTAA
- a CDS encoding MFS transporter yields the protein MQTANSIHRINRLPVSRFHKTMIALIAVAYFFEFADINTFAATAPELRRVWGLSVPQVGYITSIAFVGMFLGSLVGGWLADKWGRKFALISTTVWFSVFSLLTAAAWDFTSMAVLRFLTSAGLSAMTVIAVIYVNEVFPAKVRGRYLAYAMVIGICGTPVTTFIASFVVPLSDSSWRLVYLWGSLGAILIFGFKALVESPTWLESKGKLTKAEDVLRRMEEQVAATGVSIPDPAPPQEEVRRSENTPLRTLFRKRYIGPLLVLSILWITQTVGFFGYSSWAPTLLADQGFRVEKSIFYVALTTIGAPLGSLLAALITDKFERKWLLVIFGVVIGLCGLLYGLTFNPIMIVVFGFLVNMFERGYTSFAYAYSPELFDTRTRSLGTGISYGIGRLSNALGPLIIAAIYGSSGYSSVFFFIAGTWIFGAIVLALFGRKTRVRPTDQPETTSEELSL from the coding sequence ATGCAGACAGCAAATTCGATCCACCGGATCAACCGACTACCCGTCTCCCGGTTCCACAAGACCATGATCGCTCTGATCGCGGTTGCATACTTTTTCGAGTTCGCCGACATCAATACCTTCGCTGCCACGGCACCTGAGCTCAGACGGGTTTGGGGGCTGTCGGTGCCCCAGGTCGGCTATATAACCTCAATCGCCTTCGTCGGCATGTTCCTGGGATCGCTGGTCGGCGGTTGGTTGGCTGACAAATGGGGACGCAAGTTTGCGTTGATCAGTACTACGGTGTGGTTCTCGGTGTTTTCCCTGTTGACGGCTGCGGCTTGGGACTTCACTTCAATGGCCGTCCTCAGGTTCCTCACCTCGGCCGGATTGTCAGCCATGACGGTCATCGCCGTCATCTACGTCAACGAGGTATTCCCGGCCAAAGTCCGCGGGCGGTACCTGGCATACGCGATGGTCATCGGAATCTGTGGAACGCCCGTGACCACATTTATTGCGAGCTTCGTGGTTCCGTTGAGCGATTCCAGCTGGCGGTTGGTTTATCTGTGGGGTTCACTCGGTGCCATTCTCATTTTCGGCTTCAAGGCTCTCGTGGAATCCCCGACCTGGCTCGAGAGCAAAGGCAAGCTGACAAAAGCAGAAGACGTCCTGCGGCGCATGGAGGAACAGGTAGCGGCAACCGGCGTATCCATACCTGATCCGGCCCCGCCGCAAGAGGAAGTGAGGCGCTCGGAGAACACCCCTCTTCGAACGCTGTTCCGTAAGCGATACATCGGGCCCCTGCTCGTTTTGTCCATCCTGTGGATCACGCAGACCGTTGGGTTCTTCGGCTATTCCAGTTGGGCCCCGACTTTGCTTGCAGACCAAGGATTCCGGGTCGAAAAGTCAATATTCTACGTCGCGCTGACGACTATCGGCGCGCCCCTCGGCTCCCTGCTGGCGGCACTGATCACCGACAAATTCGAGCGCAAATGGTTGCTTGTGATCTTCGGCGTCGTCATCGGTCTGTGCGGGCTGCTGTACGGCTTGACCTTCAACCCAATCATGATCGTCGTCTTCGGATTCCTGGTGAATATGTTCGAACGCGGATACACATCATTTGCGTACGCCTACTCTCCCGAACTCTTCGATACCCGGACTCGTTCGTTGGGAACTGGCATCTCATACGGGATAGGGCGGCTCTCGAACGCACTCGGGCCTTTGATCATTGCAGCAATCTACGGGTCCTCGGGGTACTCCTCCGTTTTCTTCTTCATCGCCGGAACATGGATTTTCGGAGCGATTGTTTTGGCCCTGTTCGGCCGAAAGACTCGGGTTCGACCTACTGACCAA
- a CDS encoding PLP-dependent cysteine synthase family protein — translation MTSQDPGSKTVVEDINRYSNDTRRWTAEAIKAVQADAQRSADTHMIRVPLPEEWGVDLYLKDESSHPTGSLKHRLARSLFLHALCNGWIRPNKPVVEASSGSTAVSEAHFSRLIGVPFIAVMSKTTSVRKVELIESYGGKCHFVDSPDQVYARATELARETDGHYMDQFTYAERATDWRGNNNIAESIFNQLRLEPHPEPAWIVATAGTGGTSATLARYVRYTGRSTGICVADPDNSAFFAGWRDQNPDATTDKGSRIEGIGRQRVEASFMPASIDRMMHIPDAASVAAILLLERLIGRKAGGSTGTGVYAALKIVSDMVAAGERGSVVSLICDSGDRYLDKYYNLDWLSDAGFDVEVHSARLEEFMRTGRL, via the coding sequence ATGACTAGCCAGGATCCCGGTTCAAAGACCGTGGTGGAAGACATCAACCGGTACAGCAATGACACTCGACGCTGGACCGCCGAGGCCATCAAGGCGGTCCAGGCCGATGCTCAGCGTTCGGCCGACACGCACATGATCCGTGTACCGTTGCCCGAAGAGTGGGGCGTTGACCTGTACCTCAAGGACGAATCCAGCCACCCGACGGGGTCCCTCAAACACAGGCTGGCACGGTCCTTATTCCTGCATGCCCTGTGCAACGGCTGGATCCGCCCAAACAAGCCCGTGGTCGAAGCATCCAGCGGATCGACCGCGGTCTCGGAGGCCCACTTTTCCCGCCTGATCGGCGTCCCCTTCATTGCCGTGATGTCGAAGACGACGAGCGTTCGTAAGGTAGAGCTGATCGAGTCCTACGGTGGAAAATGCCACTTTGTGGACAGCCCGGACCAGGTCTATGCCAGGGCCACGGAGCTGGCCCGCGAGACGGACGGGCACTACATGGATCAATTCACCTACGCCGAGAGGGCCACCGACTGGCGGGGGAACAACAACATCGCCGAATCGATTTTCAACCAGCTACGGCTGGAGCCGCATCCCGAGCCCGCATGGATCGTGGCTACTGCGGGTACCGGCGGTACGTCGGCCACACTGGCCAGGTACGTTCGATACACCGGGCGCTCGACGGGTATCTGTGTGGCGGATCCGGACAACTCGGCCTTCTTCGCAGGATGGCGGGACCAGAACCCGGATGCGACCACGGACAAGGGCTCGCGGATCGAGGGAATCGGTCGTCAACGTGTTGAGGCCAGCTTCATGCCCGCGAGTATCGACCGCATGATGCACATCCCGGACGCCGCCAGTGTTGCGGCGATCCTTCTGCTCGAACGGCTCATCGGCCGCAAGGCGGGTGGCTCAACGGGTACCGGGGTCTATGCCGCCCTGAAGATCGTCTCGGACATGGTGGCCGCGGGGGAGCGCGGCAGCGTCGTCTCCCTCATATGCGATTCCGGCGACCGCTACCTCGACAAGTACTACAACCTCGATTGGCTGAGTGACGCGGGATTCGACGTTGAGGTCCATAGTGCGCGGCTCGAGGAATTCATGCGTACGGGCCGGCTCTAA
- the dnaB gene encoding replicative DNA helicase — protein sequence MSEAVQEQDFGRTPPQDNVAEQSVLGGMMLSKDAIADVVEVLRGVDFYRPAHESIYDAIIDLYGKGEPADAITVADELTKRSELSRVGGAAYLHTLISSVPTAANAGFYADIVRERAVLRRLVEAGTKIVQLGYSQDGEVDDVVNQAQAEVYQVAERRTSEDYVILKDIIGETVEEIEANGDKTDGMQGVPTGFYELDELTHGLMGGQMIVVAARPAVGKSTLALDIARSASIHHSMASVIFSLEMSRNEIAMRLLSAEASLNLSDLRRGSLEDSQWSKIAEVMGRMDKSPLFIDDSPNMSMMEIRAKCRRLKQKNNLQLVVLDYLQLMSSGKRVESRQQEVSEFSRSLKLLAKELEVPVIALSQLNRGSEQRNDKKPMISDLRESGSIEQDADMVILLHREDIYDKESPRAGEADVIVAKHRNGPTKTITVAFQGHYSRFANMANDGSGF from the coding sequence ATGTCTGAAGCGGTCCAGGAACAGGATTTCGGGCGCACCCCGCCCCAGGACAATGTCGCTGAGCAGTCTGTGCTCGGTGGCATGATGCTGTCCAAGGACGCCATCGCCGACGTCGTCGAAGTACTACGCGGCGTGGATTTCTATCGCCCGGCGCACGAGTCCATATACGACGCGATTATCGACCTTTACGGCAAGGGGGAGCCCGCCGACGCCATCACGGTCGCTGACGAACTGACCAAGCGCAGTGAATTAAGTCGTGTGGGCGGGGCCGCCTATCTCCACACCCTGATATCTTCGGTGCCCACCGCCGCAAACGCCGGATTCTATGCCGATATCGTTCGAGAACGGGCTGTACTGCGGCGGCTCGTCGAAGCCGGTACCAAAATCGTCCAATTGGGCTATTCGCAAGATGGCGAGGTCGACGACGTCGTCAACCAGGCCCAGGCCGAGGTCTATCAGGTTGCCGAGAGAAGAACTTCCGAGGACTACGTGATCCTCAAGGACATCATCGGTGAGACGGTCGAAGAGATCGAAGCCAATGGGGACAAGACCGACGGCATGCAGGGCGTGCCGACGGGATTCTACGAGCTGGATGAACTCACACACGGTTTGATGGGCGGCCAGATGATCGTCGTCGCGGCACGACCCGCCGTGGGCAAGTCAACGCTCGCCTTGGACATTGCGCGGTCGGCCTCCATCCACCACAGCATGGCCAGCGTGATTTTCTCTTTGGAGATGTCCCGCAACGAGATCGCAATGCGTCTCTTGTCCGCCGAGGCGTCCTTGAATCTTTCCGACCTGCGCCGAGGTTCTCTGGAAGACAGCCAGTGGTCGAAGATTGCCGAGGTCATGGGGCGAATGGACAAGTCTCCGCTGTTCATTGACGATTCGCCGAATATGTCCATGATGGAGATCCGTGCCAAGTGCCGCCGTCTGAAGCAGAAGAACAATCTTCAGTTGGTGGTCCTGGACTACTTGCAGCTCATGTCCTCGGGCAAACGCGTTGAATCCCGTCAGCAGGAGGTCTCGGAGTTCTCGCGTTCGCTGAAACTCCTTGCGAAAGAACTCGAGGTTCCGGTGATTGCGCTGTCGCAGCTTAACCGTGGTTCGGAACAGCGCAATGACAAGAAACCCATGATTTCGGATCTTCGTGAGTCCGGTTCGATCGAGCAGGACGCCGACATGGTCATCCTCCTGCACCGTGAGGACATCTACGACAAAGAGTCACCGCGTGCCGGCGAGGCCGACGTGATCGTGGCGAAGCACCGTAACGGTCCGACCAAGACCATTACCGTCGCCTTCCAGGGCCACTACTCCAGGTTCGCGAATATGGCCAACGATGGGAGCGGGTTCTAG
- a CDS encoding aromatic acid/H+ symport family MFS transporter gives MTTHDLAPRTQRITNNRAFTIVLSLCWVAIFFDGIDTFMYGSTIPTMTADDGFHMTAAHAGNIGSFATFGMLVGALAIGVIADTIGRRWSIILCSTIFSVSSAGCALAATATTFGVWRTIAGFGLGGLLPTAIAMVSEFAPDRVRNFSVGLVMTAHQAGGIVAPLLCLYMLPTLGWRSIYWVGVLPLIVLVPLVLAMLPESPTFLVAKGRMDKARALAERFDLIVPLEKTTIKKRGGTFGQNFAKLFRGRNAVVTLLFWLGSFGGLLLVYGMSTWLPSLMESLGFDLGNSLVLLCLINAGGIVGTLVAGKISDKWGPVRVSMLWFFLTAVGVCAMGIKSSMLVTYVLVFVTGIFLFSAQIMIYAAVSHVFPTESRATALGLTTGMGRFGAVFGPWMGGQLFALGLEKWGFVAFGIFGVTSGVMMLLIYLVLRTHGGKTKEATEAENVVIQAG, from the coding sequence ATGACGACTCACGACCTTGCACCGCGCACACAGCGGATTACCAATAACAGGGCCTTCACCATAGTTCTGTCCCTGTGCTGGGTAGCCATCTTCTTCGACGGCATCGACACATTCATGTACGGGTCGACCATACCGACCATGACGGCCGACGATGGATTCCACATGACGGCGGCGCACGCCGGAAATATCGGTTCCTTCGCGACCTTCGGCATGCTAGTTGGCGCCCTAGCCATCGGCGTCATTGCGGATACGATCGGGCGCCGCTGGAGCATCATTCTGTGCTCGACGATCTTTTCGGTTTCTTCAGCGGGGTGTGCCCTTGCCGCGACCGCCACGACATTCGGGGTATGGCGCACGATCGCCGGTTTCGGGCTCGGCGGCTTGCTTCCGACGGCCATCGCGATGGTCTCCGAATTTGCCCCCGATCGCGTACGAAATTTCTCCGTGGGCCTCGTGATGACCGCGCACCAAGCCGGCGGAATCGTCGCACCCTTGCTGTGCCTGTACATGTTGCCCACATTGGGGTGGCGGTCGATCTACTGGGTTGGCGTCCTCCCTTTGATTGTGCTGGTCCCCCTGGTTCTTGCAATGTTGCCCGAATCGCCCACATTTCTCGTCGCCAAGGGCCGCATGGACAAGGCGCGAGCCCTCGCAGAACGCTTCGATCTGATCGTCCCGCTCGAAAAAACGACCATCAAGAAACGCGGGGGGACTTTCGGCCAGAACTTCGCCAAGTTGTTCCGTGGCCGCAACGCCGTCGTGACGCTCTTGTTCTGGCTCGGATCTTTCGGCGGACTTCTTCTGGTTTACGGCATGAGCACGTGGCTGCCTTCGCTCATGGAGTCCCTGGGGTTCGATCTCGGAAACTCCCTGGTGCTGTTGTGCCTCATTAACGCGGGTGGAATTGTGGGTACGCTCGTCGCTGGCAAGATATCGGACAAGTGGGGCCCGGTTCGAGTCTCGATGCTGTGGTTTTTCCTCACTGCGGTCGGTGTCTGCGCCATGGGTATCAAGTCGAGCATGCTGGTCACTTACGTCCTGGTCTTCGTCACCGGAATCTTCTTGTTCAGCGCGCAGATCATGATCTATGCGGCCGTCTCTCACGTGTTCCCGACGGAGTCCCGCGCCACTGCGCTTGGACTGACGACAGGCATGGGTCGATTCGGTGCAGTGTTCGGGCCGTGGATGGGTGGGCAGCTCTTCGCTCTCGGATTGGAAAAGTGGGGCTTCGTCGCCTTCGGTATTTTCGGGGTCACTTCAGGAGTCATGATGCTCCTGATCTATCTGGTCCTGCGAACCCACGGAGGAAAGACCAAAGAGGCCACGGAAGCGGAGAACGTCGTCATCCAGGCGGGATAG
- the rplI gene encoding 50S ribosomal protein L9, whose protein sequence is MAKIILTQEVNGLGAAGDVVEVKDGYARNYLLPRGFAVVWSKGGERQIESIRQARSARAQHNLEDAQAQAEKLSAATVSVPVKAGAEGRLFGTVKPAAIADAIEAAGLGSVDKRAVTIENNIKRTGRHVVAVRLHEDVVASVELDVVAS, encoded by the coding sequence ATGGCAAAGATCATTCTGACTCAGGAAGTCAACGGCCTCGGTGCCGCTGGCGACGTTGTTGAGGTCAAGGACGGCTACGCGCGTAACTACCTTCTGCCCCGCGGCTTCGCCGTGGTGTGGAGCAAGGGAGGCGAGCGCCAGATCGAGTCGATCCGTCAGGCTCGTTCCGCACGTGCGCAGCACAACCTCGAGGACGCACAGGCTCAAGCGGAGAAGCTCTCCGCAGCAACCGTGAGCGTTCCGGTCAAGGCTGGTGCAGAGGGTCGCCTCTTCGGCACCGTCAAGCCCGCCGCAATTGCGGACGCGATCGAGGCCGCTGGTCTCGGCTCCGTCGACAAGCGCGCCGTGACCATCGAGAACAACATCAAGAGGACCGGCCGCCACGTTGTGGCCGTTCGTCTTCATGAAGACGTTGTTGCAAGCGTCGAGCTGGACGTCGTCGCGTCCTAG
- a CDS encoding GntR family transcriptional regulator, producing the protein MTKTKYAPGSTGRTHSTSAPQLVSLLREAIISGQLVPNQRLVEADLSEEYGASRGNVRIALSELSVEGLIERVQNRGARVRAVSVNEAVEITEVRGAIEAMCARKAAEKATSENICELRSIAERMTQAVETGHLNEYSQCNKELHALIMDMSGQRTAAETIKRLRGQAVRYQFRLSNHPGRPSTSLPQHLAIIEGICSHDPDAASLAMSRHLDSVAEAIRATDI; encoded by the coding sequence GTGACAAAAACGAAATATGCCCCAGGAAGCACAGGACGCACCCATTCCACCTCAGCCCCACAGCTGGTCAGCCTGCTACGAGAGGCGATCATCTCCGGCCAGCTGGTTCCCAACCAGCGGCTTGTCGAAGCCGATTTGTCCGAAGAATATGGTGCTTCACGCGGCAATGTTCGCATCGCCCTGTCCGAGCTGAGCGTGGAGGGCTTGATCGAGCGTGTTCAGAATCGAGGGGCCCGAGTACGAGCCGTGTCAGTCAACGAAGCCGTCGAAATCACCGAGGTTCGCGGCGCGATCGAGGCCATGTGCGCCAGGAAGGCCGCCGAAAAGGCGACCAGTGAGAACATCTGCGAACTGCGCTCCATTGCGGAACGGATGACCCAGGCGGTCGAGACGGGACATCTCAACGAATATTCTCAGTGCAATAAAGAACTCCACGCGCTGATCATGGACATGAGTGGGCAGCGGACCGCCGCCGAGACCATCAAACGGCTACGCGGCCAAGCTGTGAGATACCAATTCAGACTCTCGAACCACCCGGGCCGCCCGAGCACATCCTTGCCTCAGCACCTTGCGATCATCGAGGGCATATGCAGCCATGACCCCGACGCCGCCTCACTGGCGATGAGTCGTCATCTCGACAGCGTCGCGGAGGCCATCAGGGCCACCGATATCTGA
- a CDS encoding glycerate kinase — protein sequence MTRIVIACDKFKGSATASDISGALSRGIVGDLGPGVNIVPVPVADGGDGTIDAALSISYKKHICCVSGPYGVPTEAAYAFDPVSRTAVLEVAEACGLRLVDAHGVDSGAIDGTTARTDGVGQLISAALDQGARKIILGLGGSATSDGGAGMLAALGARLLTREGAPVDPSGAGLAEIASVTLEGLDDRIAETEFIIASDVTNPLCGAEGAAAVYGPQKGVGEDQVPALDAALGRYAELIEEAMGAQPGAFSSISGAGAAGGLGFASTAVLGGAMQSGADLVLDLVGFDDALKGADLVITGEGRFDSQTLQGKAPARVSERAREAGVRTVAVCGTSDLSDQQVRSVGIEELFALTDVDPDVRRCIADPLPLMEDLGRKIATRL from the coding sequence ATGACACGTATCGTGATCGCTTGCGACAAGTTCAAAGGATCGGCCACGGCATCCGATATCTCCGGTGCATTAAGCCGCGGGATTGTTGGTGATCTGGGCCCGGGTGTAAACATCGTGCCGGTTCCCGTGGCAGACGGGGGAGACGGAACCATAGATGCCGCATTGTCTATATCCTATAAAAAGCATATATGTTGCGTTTCCGGCCCGTATGGCGTCCCCACGGAGGCTGCATACGCTTTCGACCCCGTCAGCCGGACCGCGGTCCTCGAGGTGGCCGAAGCCTGCGGGCTTCGACTGGTGGATGCTCACGGGGTCGACTCCGGGGCCATTGACGGCACCACCGCCAGGACGGACGGCGTAGGCCAGCTCATCTCAGCCGCTTTGGACCAAGGCGCTCGTAAGATCATTCTGGGGCTGGGCGGAAGTGCCACCTCCGATGGCGGCGCAGGCATGCTCGCCGCTCTGGGCGCACGGTTGCTCACCCGAGAGGGAGCACCCGTTGATCCGAGTGGTGCCGGCCTGGCCGAGATCGCGTCCGTCACGTTGGAGGGCTTGGACGATCGGATAGCAGAGACCGAATTCATCATCGCCTCTGACGTCACCAATCCGCTCTGCGGAGCCGAAGGGGCCGCGGCGGTCTACGGGCCGCAGAAGGGTGTAGGAGAGGACCAGGTTCCGGCCCTGGATGCTGCCCTAGGTCGGTATGCCGAGCTCATCGAGGAAGCGATGGGGGCACAGCCCGGGGCCTTCTCTTCGATTTCGGGAGCAGGAGCTGCAGGCGGTCTTGGTTTCGCCTCGACTGCGGTCCTCGGCGGCGCGATGCAGTCTGGCGCCGATCTGGTCCTTGACCTGGTGGGGTTCGACGACGCTCTCAAGGGTGCGGATCTCGTGATTACTGGGGAGGGACGGTTCGATTCTCAGACCCTCCAAGGAAAGGCGCCCGCCCGAGTATCCGAGCGGGCTCGCGAGGCCGGGGTGAGAACCGTCGCAGTGTGCGGAACATCGGACCTATCCGATCAGCAAGTTCGTTCCGTCGGGATCGAAGAGCTCTTCGCGCTGACCGATGTGGACCCGGATGTCCGGCGCTGCATTGCCGACCCGCTTCCGCTCATGGAGGACCTGGGACGGAAAATAGCCACAAGGCTCTAG
- a CDS encoding alcohol dehydrogenase catalytic domain-containing protein: protein MKIRGAVLTTSDAQGPFAQSRPLHIRELELDPPQEGEVLLRMTAAGVCHSDLSVVDGNRPRPVPMLLGHEGAGIVEEIGEGVTELEPGDHVVTVFLPRCGECKNCQTNGKLPCSRGLESNNAGYLPGGGPQIRLHDPEGGDVFHHIGVSAFATHAVVNQASVVKVGSDLPPEAAAPLGCAVLTGGGAVINAGEPRDGDSIMVVGLGGVGIAALLTAIGLKKGSVIGVDANPDKLTRARQLGVDAAYTPEEIMEQSIKADLVIEAAGHPKAFETAFNSTALGGRTVTVGLPHPEAESVIHPLLLTSEARTVVGSYLGSAVPSRDIPKYEELWRKGELPVNELISDRIKLEDINEAMDTLANGQAVRQIILFDEA from the coding sequence ATGAAAATCCGCGGAGCCGTACTCACGACGTCGGATGCCCAAGGACCATTCGCCCAGTCCCGCCCTCTGCACATCCGCGAGCTCGAATTGGATCCGCCCCAAGAAGGCGAAGTGCTGCTCCGCATGACCGCAGCGGGCGTCTGCCATTCCGATCTGTCCGTCGTGGACGGAAACCGCCCCCGACCCGTACCGATGCTGCTGGGTCACGAGGGCGCGGGGATCGTGGAGGAAATCGGCGAAGGAGTCACCGAACTGGAGCCCGGCGATCATGTCGTCACCGTGTTCCTGCCTCGATGCGGAGAGTGCAAGAACTGCCAAACCAACGGCAAGTTGCCGTGCAGCCGGGGCCTGGAATCGAATAATGCCGGATATCTTCCCGGAGGCGGCCCACAGATTCGCCTCCACGATCCCGAGGGCGGCGATGTCTTCCATCACATCGGCGTTTCGGCTTTCGCCACACATGCCGTCGTCAATCAGGCGAGCGTAGTCAAGGTCGGTTCGGACCTTCCGCCGGAAGCGGCCGCTCCTCTCGGGTGCGCGGTCCTGACCGGCGGAGGCGCCGTCATCAATGCGGGCGAACCTCGGGACGGCGACTCGATCATGGTCGTAGGACTCGGTGGTGTCGGGATTGCCGCACTGTTGACCGCTATCGGCCTCAAGAAGGGCAGTGTCATCGGGGTGGACGCCAATCCGGACAAATTGACCCGAGCCCGCCAGCTGGGGGTCGATGCCGCCTATACCCCCGAGGAAATCATGGAACAGTCGATCAAGGCCGACCTCGTGATCGAAGCGGCCGGTCATCCCAAAGCTTTCGAGACCGCTTTCAACTCCACGGCGTTGGGCGGGCGCACGGTCACAGTGGGGTTGCCTCACCCTGAGGCAGAATCTGTCATCCATCCCCTATTGCTAACTTCGGAAGCGCGCACCGTAGTCGGCAGTTACCTCGGATCCGCGGTGCCGTCCCGCGATATCCCCAAATACGAGGAGCTGTGGAGAAAAGGCGAGCTGCCCGTGAACGAGCTGATTTCCGACCGGATCAAGCTGGAGGATATCAACGAAGCCATGGATACACTGGCCAACGGCCAGGCCGTCCGCCAAATCATCCTCTTCGACGAGGCGTAG
- a CDS encoding aldo/keto reductase codes for MAEFKRIPRTDISVFPINLGGNTFGWTSDRQQSFDVLDAFVTAGGNFIDTADVYSAWAEGHSGGESETVLGEWLKARDNRGNVVIATKAGSHPEHSGQARETVFAAIDDSLKRLRTDYVDLFYAHFDDESVSIEDQARTYHEIVESGKAKNIGLSNYSPERMNRWFEYATAEGLTVPVAIQPHYNLLKRKGFEQEYAPIARKYETAVFPYFALASGFLSGKYHSKSDLEGAARKGMIDDYFANASLDSGVEVVSALEEVAADHDAEVTSVALAYLLAKGITAPIASARNTDQLPAVMAAASLDLDDAEVSHLDEVSAPFA; via the coding sequence ATGGCTGAGTTCAAGCGCATCCCCCGTACCGACATTTCCGTCTTCCCCATCAATCTGGGTGGCAACACCTTCGGCTGGACTTCGGACCGGCAGCAGTCATTCGATGTCCTGGACGCCTTCGTGACCGCAGGCGGCAATTTCATTGATACGGCCGACGTCTACTCCGCATGGGCCGAAGGTCACTCTGGCGGCGAATCAGAGACGGTACTCGGCGAGTGGTTGAAGGCTCGGGACAACAGGGGCAACGTCGTCATCGCGACCAAGGCAGGCAGCCACCCTGAGCATTCCGGTCAGGCTCGTGAAACAGTTTTCGCGGCTATCGATGACTCGTTGAAGCGGCTCCGCACCGACTACGTGGACTTGTTCTACGCGCACTTCGACGACGAATCCGTCTCGATCGAGGACCAGGCCAGGACATACCACGAGATCGTGGAGTCGGGTAAGGCCAAGAACATCGGTCTGTCGAATTACAGCCCTGAACGAATGAACCGCTGGTTCGAATACGCGACGGCTGAGGGACTGACCGTGCCCGTAGCAATTCAGCCTCACTACAACTTGCTCAAGCGCAAGGGCTTCGAACAGGAGTATGCCCCGATCGCTCGCAAGTACGAGACTGCGGTGTTCCCGTACTTCGCATTGGCTTCGGGATTCCTCAGCGGTAAGTATCACAGCAAGAGCGACCTCGAAGGCGCAGCCCGCAAAGGCATGATCGACGACTATTTTGCGAACGCGAGCCTCGACAGCGGAGTCGAGGTCGTATCCGCACTGGAGGAGGTAGCGGCGGATCACGACGCCGAGGTCACGAGCGTAGCCCTGGCATACCTGCTCGCAAAGGGAATCACGGCTCCAATCGCTTCCGCCCGCAATACCGACCAACTTCCGGCCGTGATGGCGGCGGCGTCTCTCGATCTGGACGACGCCGAAGTGTCGCATCTCGATGAGGTCTCGGCACCCTTCGCCTGA
- a CDS encoding amidohydrolase family protein — protein sequence MPETFTKTPGWLDWEPNPSNPTFVMPPGAVDAHCHVFGPAAEFPYAPERKYTPCDAGKRDLQRLREKLELSRNVIVQATCHGRDNSALLDALEFFGDTARGVATVGPEITQQNLAMMHERGIRGVRFNFLKRLVAKDPSDDLVTVASKIKEFGWHIVVYFEPDSLPDIESLLEKIDVPLVIDHMGRPEVSAGDKSSEFEKFLSFVDRTGSWVKVSCPERLSAEGPFARDGAEQIYTDVVPFARRVIDEFPQRVLWGTDWPHPNLKTHMPDDAVLLNYIPLIAGTGRSQQALLVDNPRNLYWADNVLGNED from the coding sequence ATGCCTGAAACCTTTACCAAAACTCCGGGCTGGCTTGACTGGGAACCCAACCCCAGCAATCCGACCTTCGTGATGCCGCCCGGCGCGGTGGACGCTCATTGTCACGTATTCGGCCCAGCGGCAGAGTTCCCCTATGCACCCGAACGGAAGTACACGCCGTGCGATGCGGGGAAGCGGGACCTTCAACGACTGCGGGAGAAACTCGAGCTTTCGCGGAACGTGATCGTCCAAGCGACCTGCCACGGCCGTGACAACTCGGCGTTGCTCGATGCGCTCGAATTCTTCGGAGACACTGCCCGTGGCGTAGCCACGGTGGGGCCCGAAATCACTCAGCAGAACCTCGCAATGATGCATGAACGCGGAATCCGCGGTGTGAGGTTCAATTTCCTCAAGCGACTGGTCGCCAAGGATCCATCCGATGACCTGGTGACTGTCGCCTCGAAGATCAAAGAATTCGGCTGGCATATCGTGGTGTACTTTGAGCCGGATTCGCTGCCGGATATCGAGTCGCTGCTGGAGAAGATCGACGTACCTCTGGTCATCGACCACATGGGAAGGCCCGAGGTCTCCGCAGGAGACAAGTCTTCCGAATTCGAAAAATTCTTGAGTTTCGTCGACAGAACCGGTTCCTGGGTCAAGGTGAGTTGTCCCGAACGCCTATCCGCGGAGGGGCCTTTCGCCCGAGACGGTGCAGAGCAGATCTACACCGACGTCGTGCCCTTCGCGCGACGAGTCATTGACGAGTTCCCACAGAGAGTCCTGTGGGGGACCGATTGGCCCCATCCCAACCTGAAAACGCACATGCCGGACGACGCCGTGCTCCTCAATTACATTCCTCTGATTGCAGGAACGGGTCGATCCCAGCAAGCCTTGTTGGTCGACAACCCGAGAAACCTCTACTGGGCGGACAATGTCCTCGGAAACGAGGACTGA